The genomic region ACTTTGGTCAGGCCGTGGATACGGTCCAAAAGATGGGCGTGAAGAAGTTAGGCTTTGAAGCCGACATGCCTTATAACGTCTTTGAGTACTTTGATGAAAACTTGCCTGGGGATGTGAGCTTTGACGCTGTCCCAGAGGCCATCGAAGCCCTGCGTGAAGCCAAAGATGACTTGGAAATTAAGGCGTTGAAGGCGGCTACGGCAGCATCAGTTAGGGCCTTTAATGACCTCCTGAAGTTTATTAAGCCCGGTCAAACTGAACTAGAAGTTGCCAATGAATTAGACCGGTTGCAGAAGCATTATGGCGGCTCTAAGCCTTCCTTTGACACGATTGTTGCTTCTGGTGCCCGGGCAGCTCTGCCTCATGGCAGTGCCACTGACAAGGTGCTGGAACCTGGTGACTTGGTCACAATTGATTTTGGTTACTATCTAGACGGCTATACTTCTGATATCACCCGGACAATTGCCATTGGCGAGATTGATCCCGAACTGAAAAAGATTTACGAAATCGTCAAGCAGGCTAACATCGATGCCATTGATATCATCAAGCCCGGCATTTCAACTGATGAAATTGACCGGGTGGCCCGGGACTACATTACCGAGCACGGTTATGGCGAGCAGTATAAGCATTCAACTGGACACGGCGTTGGTCTAAATATCCATGAAGGACCGGTTTTGCGTAGTTCTGCAGGTGATGAGGTTCAAGTCGGCAACTTGCTAACGATTGAACCTGGTATTTACCTAGCCGGTAAGGGTGGTGTCCGGATTGAGGATGATATCCTGGTTACCCCTGAAGGACATGAAAACTTAACCGCTGGCATTACCAAGGATTTGGTGGTTATTCCAGCTTAAATAAAGCAGTCTTAGACGCTTTGTCTAAGGCTCTTTTTTATGCGGATGGAATTGGTTCGGACCAGCTGAAATGGTAAAATATGGTTAGGAAACGAGGTACCTATGGAAAAAATTCGCCTACTGCACACTAATGATTTACATTCCCACTTGGAAAATTGGCCCCAGATTGTCCGATTTTTACACCAGGAACAAGATCAATTTGCCGGCGAAGTTTTTACCTTTGATATTGGGGATGCCATTGACCGCCTCCACCCGATGACCGAAGCTAGTTTAGGCCAGGACAACATTCAGCTCATGAATGAGGCCCACTATCGGGCGGTTACGATTGGTAACAATGAGGGATTAGGCCTCAACCACGAACAGCTCAATGTTCTTTATGAGCACGCTAACTTTGATGTTTTACTGGCTAATTTATTAGAAAAACCGGAAATGCAGCTACCCAAGTGGGCCAAGCCCTACGCGGTTTACCAGAGTCAGGTCGGTACAAAGGTTGGGGTAATTGGGATGACGGCTCCTTACGGGCTAACTTACCCCCTGATGGGTTGGCAGCCAGAAGATGTGGACCAGACCCTGGATAAGTACTTGCCAGAGCTACGGCAGGAAAGTGATGTGGTGGTGCTGCTTTCCCATCTGGGCCTTCCGACTGACCGGCGCTTGGCGCAAAAATACGACCTGGATGTGATTCTGGGTGCCCATACCCACCATGTTTTGCCTGAGGGGGAAATGGTGGCGGGGACCATTCTGGGCGCAGCCGGCCGATACGGGGACCACGTCGGTGTGGTCGACTTAGAGCTAGACGACCAGCACCAGGTCCAGGCCAAGTCAGCCCGGGCGATTCCAGCAGTGAAATTGCCAGTTGAGTCCCACGATTTAGAGGAAGTTCGTGACTGGTTGACGCTGGGTAAGCGCCAGCTACGGCGCCAGGTGGTAACCCACTTGCCAGCAGCCTTGCAGCCCGACCAACAGGCCCAGGATGCTCTGGCAGCACTGAGTGAGTTCTTACAGGTGTCAGCGGCCATGGTGTCAACGGGGATGTTTGTCGAAACCTTACCAGCCGGGCCACTGAGCCGGTATGAACTGCTGGAGAGTATGCCTCACTCAGTTAACCCCACTACCTTTACTTTAACGGGCGCACAGTTAAAAACCTTACTGGCTGAGATTAGGGAAAGTCAATCGGAGCTCCTGGATTATCCAATGAAAGGGAGCGGTTTTCGGGGGCGGATTTTTGGTAAGATGGTCTTCAAGGATTTGCACCAGGACCCGGCCAGCGGTCAGGTTTATTACCAAGGAAAAGCAGTTTCTGACCAGGAAAATTATCAACTGGCAGCCTTAGACCACTACAAGTGGATTAGTTTTTTCCCGGTCTTAAACGACGTGCCGGTTGAGATTCACCTGGACCTGCAGCTGCGTGAGTTGATGGCTGATTACTACCAGCAGAAGTATGGTCCAGCCGATTAAGAGGATTAGAATTTATGGATCATGAAACCCTAAAAGCTCGGACCCTCGAGCAGCAAAAGAAGCGTCAGGCCGACTATGAAGTGGAAACCTTTGGCGATGAAGTCAGCATTGATGGCTTGCAGTTACGCCTGGTGACCAATGTCAAGGAGGCCTTTGACGCTGGTAAACTGGCCATGCGTTACACGCCCATTTTGGCCCAGTATGACTTGCTGGTCGGGGATATATCCGCTGACCAGCTCCGGTTAAAAGGATTTTACCGGGACAACCACAGTGGGGAACGGGAGCAGCGGGCCGAAGCCCTGCAGGATTATCTTTACGAGTATGTTAATTTTGGGGCGCCTTACTTTATTCTGGAAAATCTCACCCCTAAACCGGTTAAAAAGCCAAGTAAGTCCGGTCGGCAGCGGCGCCGTCGTACGAATCGGTCCCGCAATAACGGCGGCAAGCGCACTAATGGCAGCAAGGGTGGCGAAGCTAAGGCTCCAAACAACAATGCTCATAAAAAGGGCGGCCAGTCGGCCAGTCAAAAAAAGCGGAACCACCAGTTTACCATCAAGAAAAGTGAATAATAGATAACCCCAGTGATTTAAACAGTAACCCTTTAATTGAAAGATGGGTTACTAATTGCTACAATACAAGCATCAAATCACAGGGGTTTTTTATGCGAAAAAATAATGTACAGGCCTTGGCCCAGACTGCGGTGCTATTGGCACTCCTAATTGTGCTGGGCATGGTGCCCGCCGTGCCGACCGGGATTCTACCAATCCCGATTGTCTTGCAAAACCTGGGGGTAATGCTGATTGCCCTTTTGTTAGGACCTCGTTGGGGTAGCGCGGCTATGGTCGCCTTTTTTGCCTTAGTGGCAGCTGGTTTGCCAGTCCTTTCGGGCGGTCGTGGTGGTCTGGCCGTTCTAAGCGGACCCACGGCCGGCTACCTACTGGCCTGGGCCTTAACGCCCGTCCTAGTCTTTGCCTGCCAGCGATTACTGGTTGGCTGGAGCGGCAAACTTAGCCAGCCCCTGGCCCTGTGGTTAGGAGCAGTAGCAAGCTCTTACCTGTTGGGAACCTTAGTTTTGGTGGGACAGACCCACCTGCCATTTTGGCCCAGCCTGTGGGCTAACTGGGCCTTTATCTTGGGCGACACGGCTAAGGTCGTGATTGCTCTGATTTTGTACCGGGCTGTGCAGCGTTTTGGTCTGGTTAAAACCGGAGTGCGCTCATGACGGTTAAGGATCAGATTTTAGCTGCCTTACTAGCTTGCCAACCGGACTGGCTTTCTGGTGATCAACTGGCCGACCAGGTCGGTGTTAGCCGGGAAAGTGTTTGGAAAGCCGTCCGAGCATTGAAGCAGGCAGGCCAAGAAATTGAAAGTCGTAAGGGATTAGGGTACCGGTTAGTGGGTAGTCACCAGGTTAGTGCCCAGGCGGTGCGGCACTGGCTGACAGCCGAAATTCACATCGCTGTCCAGGTTTTTGATCAACTAGACTCAACCCAGCTTCAGGCCAAGAAAATTGTGAGCCAGCAGGTCTTGGACCAGCCGGTGGCAGTGGTGGCCCGCCAGCAAACCGCTGGTTATGGTCGCCACCAACGACCATTTTTTGCCCAGGCGGACCAGGGACTGTATGTCAGCCTGATTTTGCCTAATCAGGTACTAGGCAAGTTGCATCCTGGTTTGCTAACGACCGCTGCGGCAGTTGCCATTGTCAATACCTTACAGGACTACTTTCCCAAAGATCAGTTCCGGGTTAAGTGGGTTAATGACATTCTCTTAAACGGTCTCAAGGTCGGCGGTATCATTACTGAAGCCATTACGGAGTTAGAAGACAATCACCTGTCAGCGGTGATTCTGGGTTTTTTCCTTAATCTATGGCCGATTGACTTTCCGGCTGAATTAGCACAGAAGGCGGGTAGTATCTTGACCGATAGTCAGGCCAGCCTAGATGTTAACCACCTGCTGGCTGATTTGCTAACAAACATTACATTGGTTAGTCGGGACTATCAGGACGGTCGTTATCTGCCAGTATATCGTCAATTAGCCCAGGAAATGATTGGGCAGATGGTTACTATCCAGGTTGGTCAGGACCAAAAAGTTGGTACGGTAACCGGCTTTAATGACCAGGGCGCCCTGATATTAAAGGATGACCATGGTCACGAAGAGGGCATCTATAGTGGGGATGTGACCAAGGTTCACCTCAACAATCATCCTAATTTATAGAATAAAAAAGCAGCCCATGGCTGCTTTTTTGTGTTTATTTTAACGGTACATCAACGACCCAACCTTCAGGTCCAACTTCATCGCCAGTTTGGATGGCAGTCAGGCGGTCATACAGCTTTTGGGTCCAAGGCCCAACCTCGGTTTCTGAGTAGAAGACGTGCTTTTTACCGTGGTGGGTGATGGAGCCAACTGGTGAAATGACAGCGGCAGTACCCATGGCACCGGCTTCGGCAAACTGGTCCAAGTCATTAATTGAAATGGTGGTTTCTTCAGGCCGTAGGCCGATTTCCTTGGCAATTTCCATCAGGGAGTACTTGGTTACCGAAGGCAAAATGGAAGGGGACTTAGGGGTTAGGAAGCGGCCGTCCTTGGTAATACCAAAGAAGTTGGCTGAGCCCAGTTCTTCGATATTTTCGTGCAGGCGGGGATCGAGATAAACCACATCCGCATAGCCGGCTTCGTGGGCTTGGGCACCAGGTAGCATGGAAGCGGCATAGTTACCACCGGCCTTTGCCTGGCCGGTCCCACCGTGGGCCGCTCGGTCGTACTCGTTAGTCACGTAAGCATTGGGCTTGAGACCGCCCTTGTAATAGGCGCCAACTGGTGTCGCAAAGACGGAGAAGACATATTCGTCGGCTGGATGAACGCCGACCACCGGGCCGTTACCAAATTCAAAGGGCCGCAAGTAGAGACTGGCACCGGTACCATAAGGCGGCACGAAATCCTGGTTAGCCTTGACCACTTGTTTAAGGGCATCTACGAACTGGTCAGCTGGGAAGGGGGCCATCATCAGCCGGTCAGCGGACCGCTGCAGGCGGGCGGCATTCATGTCCGGCCGGAAAAGGTTTATCCCACCGTCTTTGCGACGGTAGGCCTTGAGGCCTTCAAAGATGTCTTGGCCATAGTGCAGGCCGGTAGCCGCTTCGTGAACTGGAATTTCAGCTGAAGTTTCTAAGCCACCCTGGTTCCACTGGCCGTCTTTAAAATAGGCCCGGTAGCGGTAGGGCAAGTCGTGGTAAGCGAAGCCTAAATCGCCCCAGTCTTTAAAATCGGTAGGTTTTGCTTTTTGCTCAGTCATGGTTAGCACCTCTTTTATTAGAAAATTCTTATTAAAACTATAAGCACAACGATACCAGGTTGCCGGAGAATAGCAAGAGTAAGCCTGCGAATTGATAAAAATTATTTGTCCTAGAAATTTGCTAAGATGGCATTAGCATTTAAGACAGCAAATGGAGGAAGTTTATGCGCCTGGTCCTAGCATCGAATAACGCCGGTAAAACTAAGGAAATCACTACCCTTGCCCAGGAAATGGGTTACCAGGTGGTGGGCTACCAGGAGCTGTTGGGGCGGCGCCTGGATTTCCCGGACGAAACCACTGATTCCCAGCCCCAAAACGCCATGGCTAAGGCGGAATACATTCATCAGTTTTTGCCAGATGAGTATATTTTAGCGGATGATTCTGGTCTCTACTTGGCGGCTTTTCCAGAACGGTTTGGGGTGGTGACCTCCCGTGAATTTGCCAAACTGGGAATTTACGAGGCTGCCGATGAACAGGCTTACCTGATTGATCTTTACCAAGGTGTAAAAGACCGTTCCGCTTACTTGCTGGCTGACATGGCTCTGGTTACTCCTGACGGCCATCAGCGCCTAGCCCAGGCCAAGGGTGGGGTAGCGATTGCCAATCACATTGGCCACGGTCCTTACCTGGGTGGTCTGGACAATGTCTTAGTAGCCGAGAATCAGAAAATCCTAGCCGAGATGGATTTAGATGAGGTCGTGGCCTATCACCAGCGGGCCCGGGCCCTGAAAGAACTGGTGGCGACTTTGTAATTTC from Leuconostocaceae bacterium ESL0723 harbors:
- a CDS encoding aminopeptidase P family protein translates to MAYLEDRIKKLQKLLKKLDLDGMLVYQGFNMDYLTGFTGGTGDGIVVVGPDSAQLITDARYEDEYREALPENVSFAVTRDYFGQAVDTVQKMGVKKLGFEADMPYNVFEYFDENLPGDVSFDAVPEAIEALREAKDDLEIKALKAATAASVRAFNDLLKFIKPGQTELEVANELDRLQKHYGGSKPSFDTIVASGARAALPHGSATDKVLEPGDLVTIDFGYYLDGYTSDITRTIAIGEIDPELKKIYEIVKQANIDAIDIIKPGISTDEIDRVARDYITEHGYGEQYKHSTGHGVGLNIHEGPVLRSSAGDEVQVGNLLTIEPGIYLAGKGGVRIEDDILVTPEGHENLTAGITKDLVVIPA
- a CDS encoding metallophosphoesterase translates to MEKIRLLHTNDLHSHLENWPQIVRFLHQEQDQFAGEVFTFDIGDAIDRLHPMTEASLGQDNIQLMNEAHYRAVTIGNNEGLGLNHEQLNVLYEHANFDVLLANLLEKPEMQLPKWAKPYAVYQSQVGTKVGVIGMTAPYGLTYPLMGWQPEDVDQTLDKYLPELRQESDVVVLLSHLGLPTDRRLAQKYDLDVILGAHTHHVLPEGEMVAGTILGAAGRYGDHVGVVDLELDDQHQVQAKSARAIPAVKLPVESHDLEEVRDWLTLGKRQLRRQVVTHLPAALQPDQQAQDALAALSEFLQVSAAMVSTGMFVETLPAGPLSRYELLESMPHSVNPTTFTLTGAQLKTLLAEIRESQSELLDYPMKGSGFRGRIFGKMVFKDLHQDPASGQVYYQGKAVSDQENYQLAALDHYKWISFFPVLNDVPVEIHLDLQLRELMADYYQQKYGPAD
- a CDS encoding YutD family protein, translating into MDHETLKARTLEQQKKRQADYEVETFGDEVSIDGLQLRLVTNVKEAFDAGKLAMRYTPILAQYDLLVGDISADQLRLKGFYRDNHSGEREQRAEALQDYLYEYVNFGAPYFILENLTPKPVKKPSKSGRQRRRRTNRSRNNGGKRTNGSKGGEAKAPNNNAHKKGGQSASQKKRNHQFTIKKSE
- a CDS encoding biotin transporter BioY, which gives rise to MRKNNVQALAQTAVLLALLIVLGMVPAVPTGILPIPIVLQNLGVMLIALLLGPRWGSAAMVAFFALVAAGLPVLSGGRGGLAVLSGPTAGYLLAWALTPVLVFACQRLLVGWSGKLSQPLALWLGAVASSYLLGTLVLVGQTHLPFWPSLWANWAFILGDTAKVVIALILYRAVQRFGLVKTGVRS
- a CDS encoding biotin--[acetyl-CoA-carboxylase] ligase yields the protein MTVKDQILAALLACQPDWLSGDQLADQVGVSRESVWKAVRALKQAGQEIESRKGLGYRLVGSHQVSAQAVRHWLTAEIHIAVQVFDQLDSTQLQAKKIVSQQVLDQPVAVVARQQTAGYGRHQRPFFAQADQGLYVSLILPNQVLGKLHPGLLTTAAAVAIVNTLQDYFPKDQFRVKWVNDILLNGLKVGGIITEAITELEDNHLSAVILGFFLNLWPIDFPAELAQKAGSILTDSQASLDVNHLLADLLTNITLVSRDYQDGRYLPVYRQLAQEMIGQMVTIQVGQDQKVGTVTGFNDQGALILKDDHGHEEGIYSGDVTKVHLNNHPNL
- a CDS encoding branched-chain amino acid aminotransferase, whose product is MTEQKAKPTDFKDWGDLGFAYHDLPYRYRAYFKDGQWNQGGLETSAEIPVHEAATGLHYGQDIFEGLKAYRRKDGGINLFRPDMNAARLQRSADRLMMAPFPADQFVDALKQVVKANQDFVPPYGTGASLYLRPFEFGNGPVVGVHPADEYVFSVFATPVGAYYKGGLKPNAYVTNEYDRAAHGGTGQAKAGGNYAASMLPGAQAHEAGYADVVYLDPRLHENIEELGSANFFGITKDGRFLTPKSPSILPSVTKYSLMEIAKEIGLRPEETTISINDLDQFAEAGAMGTAAVISPVGSITHHGKKHVFYSETEVGPWTQKLYDRLTAIQTGDEVGPEGWVVDVPLK
- a CDS encoding xanthosine triphosphate pyrophosphatase, encoding MRLVLASNNAGKTKEITTLAQEMGYQVVGYQELLGRRLDFPDETTDSQPQNAMAKAEYIHQFLPDEYILADDSGLYLAAFPERFGVVTSREFAKLGIYEAADEQAYLIDLYQGVKDRSAYLLADMALVTPDGHQRLAQAKGGVAIANHIGHGPYLGGLDNVLVAENQKILAEMDLDEVVAYHQRARALKELVATL